From the Gavia stellata isolate bGavSte3 chromosome 22, bGavSte3.hap2, whole genome shotgun sequence genome, one window contains:
- the LOC104252270 gene encoding myosin heavy chain, skeletal muscle, adult-like isoform X4, translating into MSSDSEMAIFGEAAPYLRKSEKERIEAQNKPFDAKTSVFVVHPKESFVKGTIQSKESGKVTVKTEGGETLTVKDDQIFSMNPPKYDKIEDMAMMTHLHEPAVLYNLKERYAAWMIYTYSGLFCVTVNPYKWLPVYNPEVVLAYRGKKRQEAPPHIFSISDNAYQFMLTDRENQSILITGESGAGKTVNTKRVIQYFATIAASGDKKKEEQSGKMQGTLEDQIISANPLLEAFGNAKTVRNDNSSRFGKFIRIHFGATGKLASADIETYLLEKSRVTFQLKAERSYHIFYQIMSNKKPELIDMLLITTNPYDYQFVSQGEITVASINDQEELMATDSAIDILGFTADEKTAIYKLTGAVMHYGNLKFKQKQREEQAEPDGTEVADKAAYLMGLNSADLLKALCYPRVKVGNEYVTKGQTVQQVNNSVGALAKAVYEKMFLWMVVRINQQLDTKQPRQYFIGVLDIAGFEIFDFNSLEQLCINFTNEKLQQFFNHHMFVLEQEEYKKEGIEWTFIDFGMDLAACIELIEKPMGIFSILEEECMFPKATDTSFKNKLYDQHLGKSNNFQKPKPGKGKAEAHFSLVHYAGTVDYNITGWLEKNKDPLNETVIGLYQKSSVKTLALLFASVGGEAGHGGGGSKKGGKKKGSSFQTVSALFRENLNKLMTNLRSTHPHFVRCIIPNETKTPGAMEHELVLHQLRCNGVLEGIRICRKGFPSRVLYADFKQRYKVLNASAIPEGQFIDSKKASEKLLGSIDVDHTQYKFGHTKVFFKAGLLGLLEEMRDEKLAQLITRTQARCRGFLMRVEYQRMVERRESIFCIQYNVRAFMNVKHWPWMKLFFKIKPLLKSAESEKEMANMKEEFEKTKEELAKSEAKRKELEEKMVSLLQEKNDLQLQVQAEADSLADAEERCDQLIKTKIQLEAKIKEVTERAEDEEEINAELTAKKRKLEDECSELKKDIDDLELTLAKVEKEKHATENKVKNLTEEMAALDETIAKLTKEKKALQEAHQQTLDDLQAEEDKVNTLTKAKTKLEQQVDDLEGSLEQEKKLRMDLERAKRKLEGDLKLAHDSIMDLENDKQQLDEKLKKKDFEISQIQSKIEDEQALGMQSQKKIKELQARIEELEEEIEAERTSRAKAEKHRADLSRELEEISERLEEAGGATAAQIDMNKKREAEFQKMRRDLEEATLQHEATAAALRKKHADSTAELGEQIDNLQRVKQKLEKEKSELKMEIDDLASNMDSVSKAKANLEKMCRTLEDQLSEIKTKEEEHQRMINDLNAQRARLQTESGEYSRQVEEKDALISQLSRGKQAFTQQIEELKRHLEEEIKAKSALAHALQSSRHDCDLLREQYEEEQEAKGELQRALSKANSEVAQWRTKYETDAIQRTEELEEAKKKLAQRLQDAEEHVEAVNAKCASLEKTKQRLQNEVEDLMIDVERSNAACAALDKKQKNFDKILAEWKQKYEETQAELEASQKESRSLSTELFKMKNAYEESLDHLETLKRENKNLQQEIADLTEQIAEGGKAIHELEKVKKQIEQEKSEIQAALEEAEASLEHEEGKILRLQLELNQVKSEIDRKIAEKDEEIDQLKRNHLRIVESMQSTLDAEIRSRNEALRLKKKMEGDLNEMEIQLSHANRVAAEAQKNLRNTQAVLKDTQIHLDDALRTQEDLKEQVAMVERRANLLQAEIEELRAALEQTERSRKVAEQELMDASERVQLLHTQNTSLINTKKKLETDIAQIQGEMEDMIQEARNAEEKAKKAITDAAMMAEELKKEQDTSAHLERMKKNLDQTVKDLQHRLDEAEQLALKGGKKQIQKLEARVRELEGEVDAEQKRSAEAVKGVRKYERRVKELTYQSEEDRKNILRLQDLVDKLQTKVKSYKRQAEEAEELSNVNLSKFRKIQHELEEAEERADIAESQVNKLRVKSREFHSKKIGEEE; encoded by the exons ATGTCGTCAGACTCTGAGATGGCCATCTTTGGGGAGGCGGCTCCTTACCTCCGAAAgtcagaaaaggagagaatCGAGGCACAGAACAAGCCTTTTGATGCCAAGACTTCAGTCTTCGTGGTGCATCCTAAGGAATCCTTTGTGAAAGGGACAATCCAGAGCAAAGAATCAGGGAAGGTCACCGTCAAGACTGAAGGTGGAGAG ACCCTGACGGTGAAGGACGATCAAATTTTCTCCATGAACCCTCCCAAGTATGATAAAATCGAGGACATGGCCATGATGACCCACCTCCACGAACCCGCTGTGCTGTACAACCTCAAAGAGCGTTATGCAGCCTGGATGATCTAC ACCTACTCGGGTCTCTTCTGCGTCACTGTCAACCCCTACAAGTGGCTGCCGGTGTACAACCCGGAGGTGGTGTTGGCCTACCGAGGCAAGAAGCGCCAGGAGGCCCCTCCACacatcttctccatctctgaCAATGCCTATCAGTTCATGCTGACTG ATCGAGAGAACCAGTCTATCCTGATCAC TGGAGAATCCGGTGCAGGGAAGACTGTGAACACAAAGCGTGTCATCCAGTACTTTGCAACAATTGCAGCAAGCGGGGATAAGAAGAAAGAGGAGCAGTCAGGCAAAATGCAG GGAACGCTCGAGGATCAAATCATCAGCGCCAACCCACTGCTGGAGGCCTTTGGAAATGCCAAGACCGTGAGGAACGACAATTCCTCACGCTTT GGCAAATTCATTCGAATCCACTTTGGAGCTACAGGCAAACTGGCTTCTGCTGACATTGAAACTT ATCTGCTGGAGAAGTCCAGAGTCACTTTCCAGCTCAAGGCAGAAAGAAGCTACCACATATTCTATCAGATCATGTCCAACAAGAAGCCAGAACTAATTG ACATGCTCCTCATTACCACCAACCCATATGACTACCAGTTTGTGAGTCAAGGTGAGATCACTGTTGCCAGCATTAATGACCAGGAGGAGCTGATGGCTACAGAT AGTGCCATTGACATCCTGGGCTTCACTGCTGATGAGAAGACAGCCATTTACAAGCTGACAGGGGCTGTTATGCACTATGGCAACCTGAAGTTCAAGCAGAAGCAGCGtgaggagcaggcagagccagaTGGCACAGAAG TTGCTGACAAAGCTGCCTATTTGATGGGTCTGAATTCAGCAGATCTGCTCAAAGCCCTCTGCTACCCCCGAGTCAAGGTTGGGAATGAATATGTGACCAAGGGTCAAACCGTGCAGCAG GTGAACAATTCAGTGGGTGCACTGGCAAAGGCTGTCTATGAGAAGATGTTCCTGTGGATGGTTGTTCGCATCAACCAACAGCTGGATACGAAGCAGCCCAGACAGTACTTCATTGGTGTCCTGGACATTGCTGGCTTTGAGATCTTTGAT TTCAACAGCCTGGAGCAGCTGTGCATCAACTTCACCAATGAGAAACTGCAACAGTTCTTCAACCACCACATGtttgtgctggagcaggaggagtaCAAGAAGGAAGGGATTGAATGGACATTCATTGACTTTGGGATGGACCTGGCTGCCTGCATTGAGCTCATTGAAAAA CCCATGGGCATCTTCTCCATCCTGGAAGAGGAGTGTATGTTCCCCAAGGCAACCGACACCTCTTTCAAGAACAAGCTCTACGACCAGCATCTGGGCAAGTCCAACAACTTCCAGAAGCCCAAGCCTGGCAAAGGCAAGGCTGAGGCCCACTTCTCCCTGGTCCACTATGCTGGCACGGTGGACTACAACATCACTGGCTGGCTTGAGAAGAACAAGGACCCCCTGAATGAAACTGTCATTGGGTTGTATCAGAAATCATCTGTGAAAACACTGGCATTACTTTTTGCCTCTGTTGGTGGAGAGGCAGGTCA tggtggtggtggcagcaaGAAAGGTGGCAAGAAGAAGGGTTCTTCTTTCCAGACTGTCTCAGCTCTTTTCCGG GAGAACCTAAACAAGCTGATGACCAATCTACGGAGCACTCACCCCCATTTTGTCCGTTGCATCATCCccaatgaaacaaaaacacCTG GTGCCATGGAGCATGAACTGGTACTTCACCAGCTGCGGTGTAACGGTGTGCTGGAAGGCATCAGAATTTGCAGGAAAGGTTTCCCCAGCAGAGTTCTCTATGCTGACTTCAAACAGAG ATACAAGGTGCTTAATGCCAGCGCTATCCCAGAGGGACAGTTCATTGATAGCAAGAAGGCTTCTGAGAAGCTTCTGGGGTCAATCGATGTGGACCACACCCAGTACAAATTTGGCCACACCAAG GTGTTCTTCAAAGCTGGGCTGCTAGGTCTCCTGGAGGAGATGAGGGATGAGAAGCTGGCACAGCTCATCACTCGCACACAGGCCAGGTGCAGGGGCTTCCTGATGAGAGTGGAGTACCAGAGAATGGTGGAGAGGAG GGAGTCCATCTTCTGCATCCAGTACAATGTTCGTGCATTCATGAATGTCAAGCACTGGCCCTGGATGAAGCTGTTCTTCAAGATCAAGCCCTTGCTGAAGAGTGCAGAATCTGAGAAGGAGATGGCCAACATGAAGGAGGAGTTTGAGAAAACCAAGGAAGAGCTTGCAAAGTCTGAggcaaagaggaaggagctggaggaaaaaatggtttctttgctgcaggagaaaaatgaCCTGCAGCTCCAAGTGCAGGCT GAAGCAGACAGCTTGGCTGATGCAGAGGAAAGATGTGACCAgctcatcaaaaccaaaatccagttGGAAGCCAAAATTAAGGAGGTGACTGAAAGGGCCGAGGATGAGGAGGAAATTAATGCTGAACTGACAGCcaagaagagaaaactggaggaTGAATGTTCAGAGCTGAAGAAAGATATTGATGACCTTGAGTTAACACTGGCCAAGGTCGAGAAGGAAAAACATGCCACCGAAAACAAG GTGAAAAACCTCACAGAGGAGATGGCAGCCTTGGACGAGACCATTGCCAAGCtgacaaaagagaagaaagcccTCCAAGAGGCCCATCAGCAGACACTGGACGACCTGCAGGCAGAAGAGGACAAAGTCAATACTCTGACCAAAGCTAAGAccaagctggagcagcaagtggACGAT CTGGAAGGTTCCCTGgagcaagagaagaaactgcGCATGGACCTTGAGAGAGCTAAGAGGAAACTCGAAGGAGACCTAAAGCTGGCCCATGACAGCATAATGGATTTGGAAAATGATAAGCAGCAGCTGGATGAGAAACTGAAGAA GAAAGACTTTGAAATCAGCCAGATCCAGAGCAAAATCGAGGATGAGCAAGCCCTGGGCATGCAATCACAGAAGAAGATCAAGGAGCTGCAG GCTCGTATTGAGGAACTGGAGGAGGAAATTGAGGCAGAGCGAACCTCTCGggcaaaagcagagaagcatCGGGCTGACCTCTCCAGGGAGCTAGAGGAGATCAGCGAGCGcctggaagaagcaggaggggCTACTGCAGCTCAGATCGATATGAACAAGAAGCGTGAGGCAGAGTTTCAGAAGATGCGCCGTGACCTCGAAGAGGCCACGCTGCAGCATGAAGCCACGGCTGCTGCCCTGCGGAAGAAGCACGCAGACAGCACAGCTGAGCTTGGGGAGCAGATTGACAACCTGCAACGAGTGaagcagaagctggagaaggagaagagtgAGCTGAAGATGGAGATTGACGACTTGGCCAGTAACATGGACTCTGTCTCCAAAGCCAAG GCAAATCTGGAGAAGATGTGTCGCACACTGGAAGATCAGCTAAGCGAGATTaagacaaaagaagaagagCATCAGCGCATGATCAATGACCTCAATGCTCAAAGAGCTCGTCTGCAGACAGAATCAG GTGAATATTCACGCCAGGTGGAGGAGAAAGATGCTCTGATTTCTCAGCTGTCAAGAGGCAAGCAGGCATTCACCCAACAGATTGAGGAACTCAAGAGGCACTTAGAGGAAGAGATCAAG GCCAAGAGTGCCCTGGCCCATGCCTTGCAGTCATCACGCCACGACTGTGACTTGCTCCGGGAACAATatgaggaggagcaggaagccAAGGGGGAGCTGCAGCGTGCCCTGTCCAAGGCCAACAGCGAAGTGGCCCAGTGGAGAACGAAATATGAGACGGACGCTATTCAGCGCacggaggagctggaggaggccaA GAAGAAGCTGGCACAGCGCCTGCAGGATGCAGAGGAACATGTTGAAGCTGTGAATGCCAAATGTGCCTCCCTggaaaagacaaagcagaggctgcagaatGAAGTGGAGGACCTGATGATTGACGTGGAGCGATCGAATGCTGCCTGTGCAGCTCTggataagaagcagaagaacttTGACAAG ATCCTGGCAGAGTGGAAGCAGAAGTATGAGGAAACGCAGGCTGAGCTGGAAGCCTCCCAGAAGGAGTCTCGCTCTCTCAGCACGGAGCTGTTTAAGATGAAGAATGCCTATGAGGAGTCCTTGGATCACCTGGAAACGCTGAAGCGTGAGAACAAGAACTTGCAGC AGGAGATTGCTGACCTGACGGAGCAGATTGCCGAGGGAGGAAAGGCGATTCATGAGCTGGAGAAAGTCAAGaagcagattgagcaggagaaatCTGAAATCCAGGCTGCTCTGGAGGAAGCTGAG GCCTCCCTTGAACATGAAGAGGGGAAGATCCTGCGCCTCCAGCTTGAGCTCAACCAGGTGAAGTCTGAGATTGACAGGAAGATAGCAGAGAAAGACGAGGAGATCGACCAGCTGAAGAGAAACCACCTCAGAATTGTGGAGTCCATGCAGAGCACCCTGGACGCTGAGATCAGGAGCCGGAATGAAGCCCTGCGgctgaagaagaagatggaggGAGACCTGAATGAAATGGAGATCCAGCTGAGCCATGCCAACCGCGTGGCTGCGGAGGCACAGAAGAACCTGAGAAACACACAGGCAGTGCTCAAG GATACCCAGATACACTTGGACGATGCTCTCAGGACACAGGAGGACCTGAAGGAGCAGGTGGCCATGGTGGAGCGCAGAGCCAACCTCTTGCAGGCTGAAATTGAGGAGCTACGGGCAGCCCTGGAGCAGACAGAACGGTCAAGGAAAGTGGCTGAGCAGGAACTGATGGATGCAAGTGAGAGAGTTCAGCTCCTCCACACTCAG AACACCAGCTTGATCAACACCAAGAAGAAGCTGGAAACAGACATTGCCCAAATTCAGGGTGAAATGGAGGATATGATCCAGGAAGCCCGCAATGCTGAAGAGAAGGCCAAGAAGGCCATCACAGAT GCAGCCATGATggcagaagagctgaagaaggagcaggacaccAGCGCCCACCTGGAGAGGATGAAGAAGAACCTGGACCAGACGGTGAAGGACCTGCAGCACCGTCTCGATGAGGCTGAGCAGTTGGCGCTGAAGGGAGGCAAGAAGCAAATCCAGAAGCTGGAGGCCAGA GTGCGGGAGCTG
- the LOC104252270 gene encoding myosin heavy chain, skeletal muscle, adult-like isoform X2: protein MSSDSEMAIFGEAAPYLRKSEKERIEAQNKPFDAKTSVFVVHPKESFVKGTIQSKESGKVTVKTEGGETLTVKDDQIFSMNPPKYDKIEDMAMMTHLHEPAVLYNLKERYAAWMIYTYSGLFCVTVNPYKWLPVYNPEVVLAYRGKKRQEAPPHIFSISDNAYQFMLTDRENQSILITGESGAGKTVNTKRVIQYFATIAASGDKKKEEQSGKMQGTLEDQIISANPLLEAFGNAKTVRNDNSSRFGKFIRIHFGATGKLASADIETYLLEKSRVTFQLKAERSYHIFYQIMSNKKPELIDMLLITTNPYDYQFVSQGEITVASINDQEELMATDSAIDILGFTADEKTAIYKLTGAVMHYGNLKFKQKQREEQAEPDGTEVADKAAYLMGLNSADLLKALCYPRVKVGNEYVTKGQTVQQVNNSVGALAKAVYEKMFLWMVVRINQQLDTKQPRQYFIGVLDIAGFEIFDFNSLEQLCINFTNEKLQQFFNHHMFVLEQEEYKKEGIEWTFIDFGMDLAACIELIEKPMGIFSILEEECMFPKATDTSFKNKLYDQHLGKSNNFQKPKPGKGKAEAHFSLVHYAGTVDYNITGWLEKNKDPLNETVIGLYQKSSVKTLALLFASVGGEAEASGGGGSKKGGKKKGSSFQTVSALFRENLNKLMTNLRSTHPHFVRCIIPNETKTPGAMEHELVLHQLRCNGVLEGIRICRKGFPSRVLYADFKQRYKVLNASAIPEGQFIDSKKASEKLLGSIDVDHTQYKFGHTKVFFKAGLLGLLEEMRDEKLAQLITRTQARCRGFLMRVEYQRMVERRESIFCIQYNVRAFMNVKHWPWMKLFFKIKPLLKSAESEKEMANMKEEFEKTKEELAKSEAKRKELEEKMVSLLQEKNDLQLQVQAEADSLADAEERCDQLIKTKIQLEAKIKEVTERAEDEEEINAELTAKKRKLEDECSELKKDIDDLELTLAKVEKEKHATENKVKNLTEEMAALDETIAKLTKEKKALQEAHQQTLDDLQAEEDKVNTLTKAKTKLEQQVDDLEGSLEQEKKLRMDLERAKRKLEGDLKLAHDSIMDLENDKQQLDEKLKKKDFEISQIQSKIEDEQALGMQSQKKIKELQARIEELEEEIEAERTSRAKAEKHRADLSRELEEISERLEEAGGATAAQIDMNKKREAEFQKMRRDLEEATLQHEATAAALRKKHADSTAELGEQIDNLQRVKQKLEKEKSELKMEIDDLASNMDSVSKAKANLEKMCRTLEDQLSEIKTKEEEHQRMINDLNAQRARLQTESGEYSRQVEEKDALISQLSRGKQAFTQQIEELKRHLEEEIKAKSALAHALQSSRHDCDLLREQYEEEQEAKGELQRALSKANSEVAQWRTKYETDAIQRTEELEEAKKKLAQRLQDAEEHVEAVNAKCASLEKTKQRLQNEVEDLMIDVERSNAACAALDKKQKNFDKILAEWKQKYEETQAELEASQKESRSLSTELFKMKNAYEESLDHLETLKRENKNLQQEIADLTEQIAEGGKAIHELEKVKKQIEQEKSEIQAALEEAEASLEHEEGKILRLQLELNQVKSEIDRKIAEKDEEIDQLKRNHLRIVESMQSTLDAEIRSRNEALRLKKKMEGDLNEMEIQLSHANRVAAEAQKNLRNTQAVLKDTQIHLDDALRTQEDLKEQVAMVERRANLLQAEIEELRAALEQTERSRKVAEQELMDASERVQLLHTQNTSLINTKKKLETDIAQIQGEMEDMIQEARNAEEKAKKAITDAAMMAEELKKEQDTSAHLERMKKNLDQTVKDLQHRLDEAEQLALKGGKKQIQKLEARVRELEGEVDAEQKRSAEAVKGVRKYERRVKELTYQSEEDRKNILRLQDLVDKLQTKVKSYKRQAEEAEELSNVNLSKFRKIQHELEEAEERADIAESQVNKLRVKSREFHSKKIGEEE, encoded by the exons ATGTCGTCAGACTCTGAGATGGCCATCTTTGGGGAGGCGGCTCCTTACCTCCGAAAgtcagaaaaggagagaatCGAGGCACAGAACAAGCCTTTTGATGCCAAGACTTCAGTCTTCGTGGTGCATCCTAAGGAATCCTTTGTGAAAGGGACAATCCAGAGCAAAGAATCAGGGAAGGTCACCGTCAAGACTGAAGGTGGAGAG ACCCTGACGGTGAAGGACGATCAAATTTTCTCCATGAACCCTCCCAAGTATGATAAAATCGAGGACATGGCCATGATGACCCACCTCCACGAACCCGCTGTGCTGTACAACCTCAAAGAGCGTTATGCAGCCTGGATGATCTAC ACCTACTCGGGTCTCTTCTGCGTCACTGTCAACCCCTACAAGTGGCTGCCGGTGTACAACCCGGAGGTGGTGTTGGCCTACCGAGGCAAGAAGCGCCAGGAGGCCCCTCCACacatcttctccatctctgaCAATGCCTATCAGTTCATGCTGACTG ATCGAGAGAACCAGTCTATCCTGATCAC TGGAGAATCCGGTGCAGGGAAGACTGTGAACACAAAGCGTGTCATCCAGTACTTTGCAACAATTGCAGCAAGCGGGGATAAGAAGAAAGAGGAGCAGTCAGGCAAAATGCAG GGAACGCTCGAGGATCAAATCATCAGCGCCAACCCACTGCTGGAGGCCTTTGGAAATGCCAAGACCGTGAGGAACGACAATTCCTCACGCTTT GGCAAATTCATTCGAATCCACTTTGGAGCTACAGGCAAACTGGCTTCTGCTGACATTGAAACTT ATCTGCTGGAGAAGTCCAGAGTCACTTTCCAGCTCAAGGCAGAAAGAAGCTACCACATATTCTATCAGATCATGTCCAACAAGAAGCCAGAACTAATTG ACATGCTCCTCATTACCACCAACCCATATGACTACCAGTTTGTGAGTCAAGGTGAGATCACTGTTGCCAGCATTAATGACCAGGAGGAGCTGATGGCTACAGAT AGTGCCATTGACATCCTGGGCTTCACTGCTGATGAGAAGACAGCCATTTACAAGCTGACAGGGGCTGTTATGCACTATGGCAACCTGAAGTTCAAGCAGAAGCAGCGtgaggagcaggcagagccagaTGGCACAGAAG TTGCTGACAAAGCTGCCTATTTGATGGGTCTGAATTCAGCAGATCTGCTCAAAGCCCTCTGCTACCCCCGAGTCAAGGTTGGGAATGAATATGTGACCAAGGGTCAAACCGTGCAGCAG GTGAACAATTCAGTGGGTGCACTGGCAAAGGCTGTCTATGAGAAGATGTTCCTGTGGATGGTTGTTCGCATCAACCAACAGCTGGATACGAAGCAGCCCAGACAGTACTTCATTGGTGTCCTGGACATTGCTGGCTTTGAGATCTTTGAT TTCAACAGCCTGGAGCAGCTGTGCATCAACTTCACCAATGAGAAACTGCAACAGTTCTTCAACCACCACATGtttgtgctggagcaggaggagtaCAAGAAGGAAGGGATTGAATGGACATTCATTGACTTTGGGATGGACCTGGCTGCCTGCATTGAGCTCATTGAAAAA CCCATGGGCATCTTCTCCATCCTGGAAGAGGAGTGTATGTTCCCCAAGGCAACCGACACCTCTTTCAAGAACAAGCTCTACGACCAGCATCTGGGCAAGTCCAACAACTTCCAGAAGCCCAAGCCTGGCAAAGGCAAGGCTGAGGCCCACTTCTCCCTGGTCCACTATGCTGGCACGGTGGACTACAACATCACTGGCTGGCTTGAGAAGAACAAGGACCCCCTGAATGAAACTGTCATTGGGTTGTATCAGAAATCATCTGTGAAAACACTGGCATTACTTTTTGCCTCTGTTGGTGGAGAGGCAG AGGctagtggtggtggtggcagcaaGAAAGGTGGCAAGAAGAAGGGTTCTTCTTTCCAGACTGTCTCAGCTCTTTTCCGG GAGAACCTAAACAAGCTGATGACCAATCTACGGAGCACTCACCCCCATTTTGTCCGTTGCATCATCCccaatgaaacaaaaacacCTG GTGCCATGGAGCATGAACTGGTACTTCACCAGCTGCGGTGTAACGGTGTGCTGGAAGGCATCAGAATTTGCAGGAAAGGTTTCCCCAGCAGAGTTCTCTATGCTGACTTCAAACAGAG ATACAAGGTGCTTAATGCCAGCGCTATCCCAGAGGGACAGTTCATTGATAGCAAGAAGGCTTCTGAGAAGCTTCTGGGGTCAATCGATGTGGACCACACCCAGTACAAATTTGGCCACACCAAG GTGTTCTTCAAAGCTGGGCTGCTAGGTCTCCTGGAGGAGATGAGGGATGAGAAGCTGGCACAGCTCATCACTCGCACACAGGCCAGGTGCAGGGGCTTCCTGATGAGAGTGGAGTACCAGAGAATGGTGGAGAGGAG GGAGTCCATCTTCTGCATCCAGTACAATGTTCGTGCATTCATGAATGTCAAGCACTGGCCCTGGATGAAGCTGTTCTTCAAGATCAAGCCCTTGCTGAAGAGTGCAGAATCTGAGAAGGAGATGGCCAACATGAAGGAGGAGTTTGAGAAAACCAAGGAAGAGCTTGCAAAGTCTGAggcaaagaggaaggagctggaggaaaaaatggtttctttgctgcaggagaaaaatgaCCTGCAGCTCCAAGTGCAGGCT GAAGCAGACAGCTTGGCTGATGCAGAGGAAAGATGTGACCAgctcatcaaaaccaaaatccagttGGAAGCCAAAATTAAGGAGGTGACTGAAAGGGCCGAGGATGAGGAGGAAATTAATGCTGAACTGACAGCcaagaagagaaaactggaggaTGAATGTTCAGAGCTGAAGAAAGATATTGATGACCTTGAGTTAACACTGGCCAAGGTCGAGAAGGAAAAACATGCCACCGAAAACAAG GTGAAAAACCTCACAGAGGAGATGGCAGCCTTGGACGAGACCATTGCCAAGCtgacaaaagagaagaaagcccTCCAAGAGGCCCATCAGCAGACACTGGACGACCTGCAGGCAGAAGAGGACAAAGTCAATACTCTGACCAAAGCTAAGAccaagctggagcagcaagtggACGAT CTGGAAGGTTCCCTGgagcaagagaagaaactgcGCATGGACCTTGAGAGAGCTAAGAGGAAACTCGAAGGAGACCTAAAGCTGGCCCATGACAGCATAATGGATTTGGAAAATGATAAGCAGCAGCTGGATGAGAAACTGAAGAA GAAAGACTTTGAAATCAGCCAGATCCAGAGCAAAATCGAGGATGAGCAAGCCCTGGGCATGCAATCACAGAAGAAGATCAAGGAGCTGCAG GCTCGTATTGAGGAACTGGAGGAGGAAATTGAGGCAGAGCGAACCTCTCGggcaaaagcagagaagcatCGGGCTGACCTCTCCAGGGAGCTAGAGGAGATCAGCGAGCGcctggaagaagcaggaggggCTACTGCAGCTCAGATCGATATGAACAAGAAGCGTGAGGCAGAGTTTCAGAAGATGCGCCGTGACCTCGAAGAGGCCACGCTGCAGCATGAAGCCACGGCTGCTGCCCTGCGGAAGAAGCACGCAGACAGCACAGCTGAGCTTGGGGAGCAGATTGACAACCTGCAACGAGTGaagcagaagctggagaaggagaagagtgAGCTGAAGATGGAGATTGACGACTTGGCCAGTAACATGGACTCTGTCTCCAAAGCCAAG GCAAATCTGGAGAAGATGTGTCGCACACTGGAAGATCAGCTAAGCGAGATTaagacaaaagaagaagagCATCAGCGCATGATCAATGACCTCAATGCTCAAAGAGCTCGTCTGCAGACAGAATCAG GTGAATATTCACGCCAGGTGGAGGAGAAAGATGCTCTGATTTCTCAGCTGTCAAGAGGCAAGCAGGCATTCACCCAACAGATTGAGGAACTCAAGAGGCACTTAGAGGAAGAGATCAAG GCCAAGAGTGCCCTGGCCCATGCCTTGCAGTCATCACGCCACGACTGTGACTTGCTCCGGGAACAATatgaggaggagcaggaagccAAGGGGGAGCTGCAGCGTGCCCTGTCCAAGGCCAACAGCGAAGTGGCCCAGTGGAGAACGAAATATGAGACGGACGCTATTCAGCGCacggaggagctggaggaggccaA GAAGAAGCTGGCACAGCGCCTGCAGGATGCAGAGGAACATGTTGAAGCTGTGAATGCCAAATGTGCCTCCCTggaaaagacaaagcagaggctgcagaatGAAGTGGAGGACCTGATGATTGACGTGGAGCGATCGAATGCTGCCTGTGCAGCTCTggataagaagcagaagaacttTGACAAG ATCCTGGCAGAGTGGAAGCAGAAGTATGAGGAAACGCAGGCTGAGCTGGAAGCCTCCCAGAAGGAGTCTCGCTCTCTCAGCACGGAGCTGTTTAAGATGAAGAATGCCTATGAGGAGTCCTTGGATCACCTGGAAACGCTGAAGCGTGAGAACAAGAACTTGCAGC AGGAGATTGCTGACCTGACGGAGCAGATTGCCGAGGGAGGAAAGGCGATTCATGAGCTGGAGAAAGTCAAGaagcagattgagcaggagaaatCTGAAATCCAGGCTGCTCTGGAGGAAGCTGAG GCCTCCCTTGAACATGAAGAGGGGAAGATCCTGCGCCTCCAGCTTGAGCTCAACCAGGTGAAGTCTGAGATTGACAGGAAGATAGCAGAGAAAGACGAGGAGATCGACCAGCTGAAGAGAAACCACCTCAGAATTGTGGAGTCCATGCAGAGCACCCTGGACGCTGAGATCAGGAGCCGGAATGAAGCCCTGCGgctgaagaagaagatggaggGAGACCTGAATGAAATGGAGATCCAGCTGAGCCATGCCAACCGCGTGGCTGCGGAGGCACAGAAGAACCTGAGAAACACACAGGCAGTGCTCAAG GATACCCAGATACACTTGGACGATGCTCTCAGGACACAGGAGGACCTGAAGGAGCAGGTGGCCATGGTGGAGCGCAGAGCCAACCTCTTGCAGGCTGAAATTGAGGAGCTACGGGCAGCCCTGGAGCAGACAGAACGGTCAAGGAAAGTGGCTGAGCAGGAACTGATGGATGCAAGTGAGAGAGTTCAGCTCCTCCACACTCAG AACACCAGCTTGATCAACACCAAGAAGAAGCTGGAAACAGACATTGCCCAAATTCAGGGTGAAATGGAGGATATGATCCAGGAAGCCCGCAATGCTGAAGAGAAGGCCAAGAAGGCCATCACAGAT GCAGCCATGATggcagaagagctgaagaaggagcaggacaccAGCGCCCACCTGGAGAGGATGAAGAAGAACCTGGACCAGACGGTGAAGGACCTGCAGCACCGTCTCGATGAGGCTGAGCAGTTGGCGCTGAAGGGAGGCAAGAAGCAAATCCAGAAGCTGGAGGCCAGA GTGCGGGAGCTG